From a single Calothrix sp. NIES-2098 genomic region:
- a CDS encoding glycolate oxidase subunit (Fe-S) protein: MQVSENSVNNTASLKNLKGFDENHPPDPKLIDSCVHCGFCLSTCPSYRVLGKEMDSPRGRVYLMDAINEGEIALNTATVEHFDSCLGCLACVTTCPSGVQYDKLISATRHQVERNYTRSLPDQLVRKLIFSLFPNPDILRMLLVPLMAYQKLGFSKFVRATGLLKNISPRLAAMESILPEITLKTFQNNLPTVIPAKGEKRYRVGMILGCVQRLFFSPVNEATVRVLTANGCEVVIPRSQGCCAALPEHQGQTEQAKALARQMIDSFAKTDVDFVIINAAGCGHTLKEYGHILENDPEYREKAKEFAAKVKDAQEFLATVGLTAKLLPITDKPLNLVYQDACHLLHGQKISVQPRQLLRQIPGVKLKEPLDAALCCGSAGVYNMLQPEVAEELGQQKVQNLLNTGADLIASANPGCTLQITKHLHLQGKNISVIHPMELLDYSIRGVKLAV; this comes from the coding sequence ATGCAAGTTTCAGAAAATTCTGTTAATAATACGGCGAGTTTAAAGAATTTAAAGGGGTTTGATGAAAATCATCCACCAGATCCCAAGTTAATTGATAGTTGCGTGCATTGTGGATTTTGTCTTTCGACTTGTCCTAGTTATCGAGTGCTGGGTAAGGAGATGGATTCTCCTCGGGGACGTGTCTATTTAATGGATGCAATTAATGAAGGTGAAATTGCACTAAATACGGCAACGGTAGAACATTTTGATTCTTGTTTGGGGTGTCTGGCTTGTGTCACAACTTGTCCTTCTGGCGTGCAGTATGACAAGTTAATTTCTGCAACTCGTCACCAAGTTGAACGGAATTATACCCGCAGTTTGCCAGATCAATTGGTTCGTAAATTAATATTTTCTCTGTTTCCCAACCCCGACATTCTCAGAATGTTACTCGTACCGTTGATGGCTTATCAAAAGTTGGGGTTTTCTAAATTCGTTCGCGCTACGGGTTTGCTCAAAAATATATCCCCCCGATTGGCAGCAATGGAATCAATTCTGCCAGAAATTACTTTGAAAACCTTTCAAAATAATTTACCGACGGTTATCCCAGCAAAGGGTGAGAAGCGCTATCGAGTTGGGATGATTTTGGGATGCGTGCAACGGCTGTTTTTCTCTCCTGTCAATGAAGCAACGGTGCGGGTATTGACAGCGAATGGTTGTGAAGTTGTGATCCCGCGATCGCAAGGTTGTTGTGCGGCGCTTCCCGAACACCAAGGACAAACCGAACAGGCGAAAGCTTTAGCTAGGCAGATGATTGATAGTTTTGCCAAGACTGATGTAGACTTTGTAATTATCAATGCTGCTGGTTGCGGACATACATTAAAAGAGTACGGTCACATTTTAGAAAATGACCCAGAATATCGGGAAAAAGCGAAAGAATTTGCCGCTAAGGTAAAAGATGCTCAAGAATTTTTGGCAACTGTCGGTTTAACAGCGAAACTATTGCCAATTACAGATAAACCTTTGAATTTGGTTTATCAAGATGCTTGCCATTTATTGCACGGACAAAAAATTAGCGTACAACCGCGTCAGTTGTTGCGACAAATTCCAGGGGTGAAGTTAAAAGAACCTTTAGATGCGGCTTTGTGTTGTGGAAGTGCAGGTGTTTATAATATGCTGCAACCGGAAGTTGCCGAAGAATTAGGTCAGCAAAAAGTACAGAATTTGCTTAATACTGGTGCTGATTTAATTGCTTCTGCTAATCCCGGCTGTACTTTGCAAATTACTAAGCATTTGCATTTACAGGGTAAGAATATTTCTGTAATTCACCCGATGGAGTTATTGGATTATTCAATTCGGGGTGTGAAGTTAGCAGTTTAA
- a CDS encoding response regulator receiver protein PatA, whose translation MKTLPISRYRFFQKIQPLSLLKKVTNKSVTGCLQVFTTSGSWSIYIDEGKLIYACYSEKIFEPLYRNLQQLSQQISTIPQGIDQQLRAIFETGIENQAIPNPDYLAICWLVNQKYISAAQAGILIEQLALEVLDSFLKVEEGSYEFIPESFLDDLPKFCYLNLRLLVEQCQKYRGESAGQSPISQRSGAFPRHKPSQPSVKVPPSAMRTGSSQVIENPNYLSAYTHNRGNSLDQVSPPNDKKIYTIFCIDDSPSVLNAIKNFLDEQMFSVVGVTDSLKALMEILRTKPDLILLDITMPNLDGYELCSLLRKHSQFKNTPVIMVTGKTGLIDRAKAKMVKASGYLTKPFTQGDLLKIIFQHMV comes from the coding sequence ATGAAGACACTTCCTATTAGTAGATATCGGTTTTTTCAGAAAATACAACCTCTATCTCTTTTAAAAAAAGTCACTAATAAGTCTGTTACCGGGTGCTTACAGGTGTTTACTACATCAGGTTCCTGGTCAATATATATAGATGAAGGTAAATTGATCTATGCTTGCTACTCGGAGAAAATTTTTGAGCCCCTGTATAGAAACTTGCAGCAATTGAGTCAGCAAATCTCTACGATTCCTCAGGGAATCGATCAACAATTACGAGCTATATTTGAAACTGGTATTGAGAATCAGGCAATACCAAATCCCGATTATTTAGCTATTTGTTGGTTAGTCAATCAGAAATATATTAGTGCTGCCCAAGCCGGAATTTTGATAGAACAATTGGCACTAGAAGTTTTAGATTCATTTTTGAAAGTAGAAGAAGGAAGTTACGAATTTATTCCTGAAAGCTTTTTGGATGATTTGCCAAAGTTCTGTTATCTAAATCTACGCCTATTGGTTGAACAGTGCCAAAAATATCGCGGAGAATCTGCTGGACAATCGCCAATTTCTCAAAGATCGGGAGCGTTTCCACGTCACAAGCCATCACAACCTTCCGTTAAAGTTCCTCCCTCAGCAATGAGAACTGGTAGCAGCCAAGTAATAGAAAACCCCAACTATTTGTCTGCTTATACTCATAATCGAGGTAATAGTCTTGACCAAGTTTCACCTCCTAATGACAAAAAAATTTATACTATTTTTTGCATTGATGATAGCCCAAGCGTATTGAATGCTATCAAAAACTTTTTGGATGAGCAAATGTTTTCTGTTGTGGGAGTAACAGATTCATTAAAAGCTTTAATGGAAATTCTCCGCACCAAACCCGACTTAATTTTATTAGACATTACCATGCCAAATTTAGATGGGTATGAGTTGTGTTCTCTGTTACGTAAACATTCACAGTTTAAAAATACGCCTGTAATTATGGTGACAGGAAAAACTGGTTTGATAGATAGAGCAAAAGCCAAGATGGTGAAAGCCTCAGGTTATTTAACTAAGCCGTTTACGCAAGGGGATTTACTGAAGATTATCTTTCAGCACATGGTGTAA
- a CDS encoding binding-protein-dependent transport systems inner membrane component: MNISPSSKKPRAAWQAVLSVIIFIFMYLPILVLAFYSFNKSPYSASWQGFTLDWYRQLFSDERIVSALWNSLIVAFSAVAISAVLGTLMAVGLARYQFPLKKLYRGVSYLPLIIPDIAIAVATLVFLAAFAIPLSLWTIIAAHVVFCLAYVALVVSSRLSHLNPHLEEAALDLGATPVQAFIKVLLPQLMPGIIAGCLLAFVLSLDDFLIASFTAGSGSNTLPMEIFSRIRTGVKPDINALSVILILVSGIVAFVAELIRAYGDEI, from the coding sequence GTGAATATTTCTCCATCTTCAAAAAAACCGCGTGCTGCATGGCAGGCGGTTTTATCAGTAATTATATTTATCTTTATGTACTTGCCTATACTTGTTCTTGCTTTTTATAGTTTTAACAAGTCGCCGTACAGTGCAAGTTGGCAAGGATTTACCCTCGATTGGTATCGCCAATTATTTAGCGATGAGCGAATTGTCTCAGCTTTGTGGAATAGTTTGATAGTTGCCTTTAGTGCGGTGGCGATTTCTGCCGTGTTGGGAACTTTAATGGCTGTGGGTTTGGCACGTTATCAGTTTCCATTAAAGAAATTGTATCGAGGCGTTTCTTATTTACCGTTGATTATCCCCGATATTGCGATCGCAGTCGCTACCCTAGTTTTTTTAGCAGCATTTGCGATTCCTCTAAGTTTGTGGACAATTATCGCGGCTCATGTGGTATTTTGTCTCGCCTACGTCGCCCTTGTGGTTTCTTCCCGACTCTCGCACTTAAATCCTCATTTGGAGGAAGCAGCTTTAGATTTAGGCGCAACACCAGTACAAGCTTTCATCAAAGTATTATTACCCCAGTTAATGCCTGGTATCATTGCTGGTTGCCTCTTAGCTTTTGTCCTGAGTTTAGATGATTTTCTCATCGCTAGTTTTACCGCAGGTAGCGGTTCCAACACTCTACCAATGGAAATTTTTAGCCGCATCAGAACTGGCGTTAAACCTGATATTAATGCTCTCAGCGTTATCTTAATTTTAGTTTCGGGAATCGTCGCTTTTGTAGCAGAATTAATTCGCGCCTACGGAGATGAAATTTAA
- a CDS encoding two-component system, regulatory protein: MSITWAGKILLVEDSLREWKTIAHYLGDWGYKTVKASSAKEALEIALEERPDAIVTDVVMPGMSGFELCRFLKINLTSQKVPIVVCSNKNQAVHHLWSRKQCADVYLTKPYTPEDLLSAIKSATEWNCILSRIVTN; the protein is encoded by the coding sequence TTGAGTATTACTTGGGCTGGGAAAATTCTGCTTGTTGAAGATTCTCTGCGAGAATGGAAAACGATCGCTCATTATCTCGGAGATTGGGGTTACAAAACTGTTAAAGCTTCTAGTGCGAAAGAGGCTTTAGAAATTGCATTGGAAGAAAGACCGGATGCGATTGTCACCGACGTCGTGATGCCAGGAATGAGTGGGTTTGAGTTGTGCCGCTTTCTGAAAATTAATTTAACTAGTCAAAAAGTGCCAATTGTGGTCTGTAGTAATAAGAATCAGGCAGTTCATCATCTGTGGTCGAGGAAACAATGTGCCGATGTCTATTTAACTAAGCCATATACTCCTGAAGATTTACTGAGTGCGATTAAATCAGCGACTGAGTGGAATTGTATTCTATCACGAATAGTTACAAATTAA
- a CDS encoding FAD linked oxidase-like protein: protein MNAIASSLASIVNEENAVYLWENLEPTRKESIQKAMAAGKYPSCIVYPRTQEQLAAIIAEAHRQNWRVLPCGSTSKLSWGGLACDIDVVVSTERINQLIEHAVGDLTITVEAGMKFADIQGILAKYRQFLALDPTAPELATIGGIVATANTGSLRQRYGSVRDQLLGITFVRADGQIAKAGGRVVKNVAGYDLMKLFTGSYGSLGIITQVTFRVYPQQEASATVVLTGTAEAMSDAAATLRGSALTPTQADLLSNKLVSSLGLGTGLGLIARFQSISESVNEQANRLLEVGKQLDLAGTIYVAQDETNLWQRLPEQIQSSATDFPITCKIGVLPSAAVEVLNQVEIGFIHISSGLGALSLNSQKQTLKMREICQTHSGFLSILEAPATVKEKFDVWGYTGNALDLMRRIKAQFDSKNILSPGRFVGGI, encoded by the coding sequence ATGAATGCGATCGCTTCTAGTTTGGCATCTATCGTCAATGAAGAAAATGCTGTCTATCTCTGGGAAAATCTTGAACCCACTCGTAAAGAATCTATCCAAAAGGCAATGGCTGCTGGTAAATATCCCAGTTGTATTGTCTATCCCCGCACTCAAGAACAACTAGCCGCCATTATTGCCGAAGCACACCGTCAAAATTGGCGTGTCCTCCCCTGCGGTAGTACTAGTAAACTTAGCTGGGGTGGTTTGGCTTGTGATATTGATGTGGTGGTAAGTACAGAACGCATCAATCAACTGATTGAACACGCCGTTGGAGATTTGACTATTACAGTAGAAGCTGGCATGAAGTTCGCCGATATCCAAGGGATTTTGGCAAAATATCGGCAATTTTTGGCGCTAGATCCCACTGCACCAGAGCTTGCAACCATTGGCGGTATTGTTGCTACAGCGAATACAGGTTCCCTCAGACAACGTTATGGTAGCGTGCGCGACCAGTTGCTAGGTATTACCTTTGTGCGTGCTGATGGTCAAATTGCCAAAGCTGGGGGAAGAGTGGTAAAAAATGTTGCCGGATATGACTTGATGAAGTTGTTCACTGGGTCTTACGGTTCGTTGGGAATTATCACTCAAGTAACCTTTCGAGTTTATCCACAGCAAGAAGCTTCAGCAACGGTGGTACTAACTGGCACAGCAGAGGCGATGTCTGACGCGGCCGCTACTTTACGCGGTTCGGCATTAACACCAACCCAAGCGGATTTACTTTCTAATAAACTCGTATCTAGTCTGGGTTTGGGTACGGGTTTGGGATTAATTGCTCGGTTTCAAAGTATTAGTGAAAGTGTCAACGAACAAGCAAACAGATTGTTGGAAGTTGGCAAACAATTGGACTTAGCTGGCACAATTTATGTAGCACAAGATGAAACTAATCTATGGCAGAGATTGCCAGAACAAATACAATCTTCTGCTACAGATTTCCCAATTACTTGCAAAATAGGAGTATTACCTAGCGCTGCTGTTGAGGTTTTAAATCAAGTAGAAATAGGTTTTATTCATATTAGTAGTGGATTGGGAGCGTTGTCTTTAAATAGCCAAAAGCAAACTTTGAAAATGCGCGAAATATGCCAAACTCATAGTGGGTTTCTATCTATTTTGGAAGCACCAGCTACAGTTAAAGAAAAATTTGATGTTTGGGGATATACGGGTAATGCTTTGGATTTGATGCGGCGGATCAAAGCACAGTTTGATAGCAAGAATATTTTAAGTCCTGGTCGGTTTGTGGGTGGGATTTAG
- a CDS encoding serine/threonine protein kinase, with amino-acid sequence MQICQNPNCSNPFNHDGNRFCVSCGHSNFGKLLRNRYRVLRLLGEGGFSRTYAAEDVDRLDAPCVIKQFFPQVQGTGQRQKAAEFFKEEAFRLYELGENHTQIPRLLAYFEQGSSLYLVQEFIQGKTLLQEVQGQCFTEQEIRQLLADLLPVLDFIHSHNVIHRDIKPENIIRRDSDGKPVLIDFGGAKQVTQTSLARQATVIYTIGYAPTEQMAGFACHASDLYALGVTCVRLLTQCLPLQNSDGQIEDHLYDAMSAKWLWPERLQKNGIKISDGLAKILDKLLQHLPKDRYQSAAEVLDDLKSTTTSELEAEILAISQQILLPVSTPTRPQKDIKPLPSLQSFEFDVVTVDTAGREVNRDRRYGKYFIEELNKAIALEMVSIPGGTFLMGSPEFEGDADERPQHKVRVAPFFMGKYPVTQAQWKAVAALPKVKQALNPNPSKNKGPVRPVENVSWHEAVEFCLRLAEITGRDYRLPSEAEWEYACRAGTKTSFHFGETITSDFVSCSNSDTKTRKETTNVGSFEVANAFGLYDMHGLVWEWCADPWHNNYHGAPTDGSIWEEGGDIHRRVLRGGSWSFGAELCRSASRSWNESDGGLRICGFRVVFSAEGML; translated from the coding sequence ATGCAAATCTGCCAAAATCCCAATTGCTCAAATCCATTCAATCATGATGGCAATAGATTTTGCGTAAGTTGTGGACACAGCAACTTTGGCAAACTACTAAGAAACCGCTACCGTGTCTTAAGGCTATTAGGTGAAGGTGGGTTTAGTAGAACCTATGCAGCAGAAGATGTAGATAGACTAGATGCACCCTGCGTCATCAAGCAATTTTTTCCGCAAGTTCAAGGAACCGGACAACGACAGAAAGCAGCAGAATTCTTTAAGGAAGAAGCATTTCGGTTGTATGAACTAGGAGAAAATCATACTCAAATTCCCAGATTACTAGCTTATTTTGAACAAGGTTCTAGCTTATATCTTGTACAAGAATTTATTCAAGGTAAAACTCTTTTACAGGAAGTTCAAGGACAATGCTTTACTGAGCAAGAAATTCGCCAACTGTTAGCCGATTTATTGCCAGTTCTTGACTTCATTCATTCGCATAATGTTATTCATCGAGATATCAAACCAGAAAATATTATCCGTCGCGATAGTGATGGTAAACCTGTATTAATAGATTTTGGTGGTGCTAAACAAGTAACACAAACTAGTTTAGCCAGACAAGCTACAGTAATTTATACAATTGGTTATGCTCCTACAGAACAAATGGCTGGCTTTGCTTGTCATGCTAGCGATTTATATGCTTTGGGTGTAACTTGCGTGCGTCTTTTAACTCAATGTTTGCCCTTACAAAATAGTGATGGACAAATTGAAGATCATCTTTATGATGCCATGAGTGCTAAGTGGTTATGGCCGGAGCGTTTGCAAAAAAATGGCATTAAGATTAGCGATGGATTAGCCAAAATTTTAGATAAATTACTTCAACATTTACCAAAAGATAGATATCAATCCGCAGCCGAAGTTCTCGATGATTTAAAGTCTACAACTACATCAGAATTAGAAGCCGAGATTTTAGCAATTTCTCAGCAGATATTATTACCTGTATCAACACCAACAAGACCCCAAAAAGACATCAAACCTCTACCATCTTTACAAAGCTTTGAATTTGACGTAGTTACAGTAGATACAGCAGGTAGAGAAGTCAACCGCGATCGCCGTTATGGTAAATACTTTATCGAAGAATTGAATAAAGCGATCGCCCTAGAAATGGTATCAATTCCTGGCGGTACTTTCTTGATGGGTTCGCCAGAATTTGAGGGTGATGCTGACGAACGTCCCCAACACAAAGTTAGAGTCGCACCCTTTTTTATGGGTAAATATCCTGTAACTCAAGCACAATGGAAAGCCGTAGCCGCCTTACCAAAAGTCAAACAAGCATTAAATCCCAACCCATCGAAAAACAAAGGCCCAGTTCGACCAGTAGAAAATGTATCCTGGCACGAAGCTGTAGAATTTTGTCTCAGACTCGCTGAAATAACCGGACGCGACTATCGTTTACCCAGCGAAGCCGAATGGGAATATGCTTGTCGCGCAGGAACGAAGACATCCTTTCATTTTGGCGAAACCATCACTTCCGATTTCGTAAGTTGTAGTAATAGCGATACTAAAACCCGCAAAGAAACCACAAACGTCGGCAGTTTTGAAGTAGCAAACGCCTTTGGATTGTACGATATGCACGGGTTAGTTTGGGAATGGTGCGCTGACCCTTGGCACAACAATTATCATGGCGCACCCACCGATGGAAGCATTTGGGAAGAAGGTGGTGATATTCATCGCCGAGTGTTGCGCGGTGGTTCTTGGAGTTTCGGTGCAGAACTTTGTCGCAGCGCTAGCCGCAGTTGGAATGAGTCAGATGGCGGCTTGAGGATTTGTGGTTTTCGGGTGGTCTTTTCTGCGGAAGGGATGCTTTAA
- a CDS encoding group 1 glycosyl transferase yields the protein MRIAQIAPLWERVPPPGYGGIELVVGLLTDELVRRGHEVTLFASGDSISLAELESVHPRALRLDPNVKEYGIYEMLQLGSVYGRAEEFDIIHSHMGCAALPYANLVKTPTVHTLHGIFTPDNEKMFKFAKHQPYISISDAQREARLGLNYVATAYNGIDVSSYQFHPKPTDPPYLAFLGRISPEKGTHLAIAIAKKAGWHLKIAGKVDVVDVEYYEKEVKPLIDGKQIEYLGEANHEQKNALMGGAVATLFPITWREPFGLVMVESMASGTPVIAMKLGSTVEVIDHGKTGFLCENIQEFVTAINKVTELDRHACRKYVENRFSFQKMTDSYEEAYRQILQKRFAQNGRSHSVAGLSKSLI from the coding sequence ATGCGAATTGCTCAGATAGCCCCACTATGGGAGAGAGTACCACCTCCAGGTTATGGAGGTATAGAGTTAGTAGTGGGGTTGCTGACCGATGAACTGGTACGGCGCGGACATGAAGTTACGCTATTTGCATCGGGTGATTCTATCAGTTTGGCAGAGTTAGAATCAGTTCACCCTCGTGCTTTAAGACTCGACCCTAATGTTAAAGAGTATGGCATCTACGAGATGTTGCAATTGGGTTCAGTCTACGGACGAGCAGAAGAGTTTGATATTATTCATTCCCATATGGGTTGTGCAGCCTTACCCTATGCGAACCTGGTCAAAACTCCCACAGTTCATACCTTGCACGGTATTTTTACCCCTGACAACGAAAAGATGTTTAAATTTGCTAAACATCAACCTTATATCAGTATTTCTGATGCTCAACGAGAAGCAAGATTGGGACTGAACTATGTAGCCACTGCATATAACGGCATTGATGTTAGCAGTTATCAATTTCATCCAAAACCCACCGATCCTCCTTACCTAGCATTTTTGGGACGGATATCTCCAGAGAAAGGAACACATTTAGCGATCGCGATCGCCAAAAAAGCTGGCTGGCATTTAAAAATTGCTGGTAAAGTTGATGTCGTAGATGTGGAATATTACGAAAAAGAAGTCAAACCCTTAATTGACGGTAAACAAATTGAGTACTTAGGCGAAGCCAACCACGAACAAAAAAATGCCCTCATGGGAGGTGCAGTAGCGACTTTATTCCCGATCACCTGGCGAGAACCATTTGGCTTAGTCATGGTTGAATCTATGGCCTCAGGTACGCCAGTGATTGCAATGAAACTTGGTTCTACAGTCGAAGTCATTGACCACGGAAAAACAGGCTTCCTCTGCGAAAATATTCAAGAGTTCGTAACCGCTATTAATAAAGTCACAGAGTTAGACCGCCACGCTTGTAGAAAGTATGTAGAAAACCGCTTTAGCTTCCAGAAGATGACTGATAGTTATGAAGAAGCCTATCGGCAAATTCTGCAAAAGCGATTTGCTCAGAATGGTCGTTCCCATAGTGTAGCTGGTTTAAGCAAAAGCCTGATTTAG